The following are from one region of the Nicotiana tabacum cultivar K326 chromosome 3, ASM71507v2, whole genome shotgun sequence genome:
- the LOC142176089 gene encoding uncharacterized protein LOC142176089: protein MMKDLMSRKFDFQDLAMVTLTQTCSAVVTRPIAEKLSDPGSFTIPCTIGNFAFAKALCDLGASINLMPLAIYKRLGIRRSRPTSMLLQLADRTVKRPFGRPFLATGRALIDCETGELKMRLNDEEITFNVQKSMRRPSEFANCSLIDAVDIIVESDDEVLTIEDPLAACLMNLDEVNGEDLAEWVLALEGRGFWERNLEFEPLHLVKRETPPAKPSIEEPSKLELNSLPSHLRYLIEKKESKPRLIHWMLLLQEFDLEIRDRKGTESQVDDHLSRLEGAENVVEVEEILETFPDEQLLATTY from the exons atgatgaaggacttgatgtcccggaAATTTGATTTTCAAGACTTGGCTATGGTTACACTTACTCAGACCTGTAGTGCAGTAGTGACGAGACCTATTGCTGAAAAGTTGTCTGATCCAGGTAGCTTTACAATTCCATGTACTATTGGGAATTTCGCCTTTGCTAAGGCGCTCTGTGATTTAGGGGCCAGCattaatcttatgcccctggctATCTATAAGAGGTTGGGAATTAGGAGATCTAGACCCACCTCCATGTTGTTGCAGTTGGCCGACAGGACTGTGAAGCGTCCATTCG gaagaccattcttggccacgGGGAGAGCTCTGATTGACTGTGAGACTGGGGAGCTCAAAATGAGACTCAATGATGAGgaaataacattcaatgtgcagaagtcTATGAGGAGACCAAGCGAGTTcgccaattgctctcttattgatgccgTGGATATAATTGTAGAGTCTGATGATGAGGTGTTGACAATTGAGGACCCCCTTGCTGCATGTTTGATGAACTTAGATGAAGTGAACGGTGAGGATTTGGCGGAATGGGTGTTGGCATTGGAAGGCAGAGGGTTCTGGGAGAGAAATCTAGAGTTTGAGCCCTTGCACTTAGTAAagagagaaactcctccagctaagccatccaTTGAAGAACCATCAAAGCTGGAGTTAAATTCATTGCCAtcccacctcag gtacttaatagaaaagaaagaatctAAGCCACGCCTGATTCATTGGATGTTGCTATTGCAAGAGTTCGATCTTGAGattcgtgaccgtaagggcacTGAGAGTCAAGTCGAtgatcatctatcacgacttgagggagctgaaaatgTAGTTGAGGTTGAGGAAATACTGGAAACTTTTCCAGACGAGCAGCTGCTTGCCACCACTTATTAG
- the LOC142176087 gene encoding secreted RxLR effector protein 161-like, producing the protein MDETGSPVNQTMYRGIIGSILSLTASRPDIIFSMGLCARFQSNPKESHLKASKIILRYLKGTHDLVLYYLTGDSFNLIGYADADYAGYLMDRKSISGMGHFLGSCLISWGTRKQNSVALSTAKAEYVAAASCCAQLLWIKQQLKDFGVLTESVPLLCDNTSALNMAKNLVQHKKTKHIDVWHHFLKDNVEKGLICMKFCSIEDQIADIFTKALSREQFERNRVKLGLLKPN; encoded by the coding sequence ATGGATGAAACTGGATCTCCTGTGaatcaaaccatgtatagaggcattattgggtctaTCCTCTCTCTCACTGCCAGCAGACCTGATATTATTTTTAGTATGGGGTtgtgtgcaaggtttcaatcaaatcccaaagaaTCTCACTTGAAGGCTTCCAAAATAatactgagatatctcaaaggaacacaTGACCTGGTGTTGTATTATCTGACAGGTGACAGTTTTAATCTGATTGGGTATGCTGATGCAGATTATGCAGGTTATCTTATGGATAGGAAAAGCATTTCTGGAATGGGTCACTTCTTAGGTTCATGCCTTATCTCTtggggcacaaggaagcaaaattcagtggctctttcaacagctAAAGCTGAATATGTAGCCGCAGCATCCTGTTGTGCTCAACTTTTATGGATCAAGCAGCAACTAAAGGACTTTGGAGTACTCACTGAGAGTGTTCCCCTTCTATGTGACAACactagtgcactcaacatggccaagaatctAGTTCAACACAAAAAGACAAAACATATTGATGTGTGGCATCACTTTCTGAAGGATAATGTGGAGAAAGGGCTGATATGTATGAAGTTCTGCAGCatagaagatcaaattgcagacattTTCACCAAGGCTCTAAGTAGGGAACAGTTTGAAAGAAACAGAGTGAAGTTGGGGCTTTTAAAGCCCAATTGA